A single genomic interval of Aureliella helgolandensis harbors:
- the lpxD gene encoding UDP-3-O-(3-hydroxymyristoyl)glucosamine N-acyltransferase yields MRAATLYQLAELTGGEVHGDGDIVLTNALPLQDAQQGCITLIDSARNLERLNRSSAAAVVMTTPLAGCKKPVLIVPNLHAAFIQIVEHLRPPHSIELRSIHPMTAVDPTAEVGEDVCIQAGVSIGPNCKIGKGCTLYAGVQILAGCQLGENCTLYPNVTLYEGTILGDRALLHASSVLGAFGFGYRQVEGRHVRTAQLGWVEVGDDVEIGVGSTIDRGSYGPTKIGHGTKIDNQVQIGHNCHIGQHNLICSQVGVAGSTTTGNYVVLAGQVGVADHITLHDHVQVGAQSGVMADLEAGSVVLGSPASPSKQHMLTVAAITRLPALRKEMRSLQKRLDQLEQASKTAGTNGEQSSCSDEQREAA; encoded by the coding sequence GTGCGCGCAGCAACACTTTATCAACTAGCCGAGCTTACCGGTGGTGAAGTCCACGGAGACGGTGATATCGTACTCACCAACGCCTTACCGCTCCAAGATGCTCAGCAGGGGTGTATCACTCTCATCGATTCCGCTCGCAACCTAGAACGTTTGAATCGCTCTAGTGCAGCGGCGGTAGTCATGACGACTCCATTGGCGGGGTGCAAGAAGCCCGTGTTAATCGTGCCCAATCTGCACGCGGCCTTTATCCAAATCGTCGAGCATTTGCGTCCGCCCCATTCGATTGAGCTCCGTAGCATCCATCCGATGACAGCCGTCGACCCGACGGCGGAAGTTGGAGAAGACGTGTGCATCCAAGCTGGGGTGAGTATCGGCCCCAATTGCAAGATTGGGAAGGGATGCACTCTGTACGCTGGAGTGCAGATCTTGGCTGGTTGCCAGCTGGGCGAAAACTGCACCCTCTACCCCAACGTCACGCTGTACGAAGGGACGATCCTTGGAGATCGGGCACTGCTGCACGCGTCATCCGTCCTCGGTGCATTTGGCTTCGGCTATCGCCAGGTCGAAGGGCGGCACGTGCGCACGGCACAGCTTGGCTGGGTCGAAGTTGGCGACGATGTAGAAATCGGCGTTGGCAGTACCATTGATCGTGGCTCTTACGGTCCTACTAAAATTGGACATGGCACCAAGATCGACAATCAAGTTCAAATTGGACACAACTGCCACATTGGTCAACACAATTTAATCTGCTCGCAAGTTGGCGTCGCGGGTTCAACCACCACCGGCAACTACGTCGTTTTGGCGGGACAGGTGGGTGTCGCTGATCACATCACGCTGCATGATCACGTCCAAGTCGGGGCGCAGTCTGGAGTGATGGCAGATCTAGAAGCGGGTAGCGTAGTGCTGGGAAGTCCCGCCTCACCGAGCAAACAACATATGTTGACCGTAGCTGCAATTACGCGACTCCCGGCCCTGCGCAAGGAAATGCGATCGCTGCAGAAACGGCTCGACCAACTGGAGCAAGCCAGCAAGACCGCGGGCACCAATGGAGAGCAGTCGTCTTGCTCGGACGAGCAGCGAGAGGCCGCTTAG
- the cobA gene encoding uroporphyrinogen-III C-methyltransferase → MMSDSSQSVQPRSATYVQENSQQGYVYLVGAGPGDPGLMTLRGRECLARAEIVLYDGLANEQLLELAPQAEHLCVGKHGRLPFWTQADINGRLVELAQQGKQIVRLKGGDPGVFARTAEELDALHTAGIGFEVVPGITAAMAAASYVGIPITHRHHASAVALITGQQQQDGTPQPIDWEALARFPGTLIFYMGVTTAEQWTTNLIAAGKPATTPTAIVRRCSWSDQKVVRCNLGDVIQHLTPDGKMRPPVITIVGDVAALGDQFDWFTTRPLHGCGVLITRAAEQSHELAESLRSLGATVYCQPLLEIIPPSDAQSLAQATHQIKLKQIDGITFSSSNGVEGFFNYLDAAGLDARALAGMRLAAVGPATAASLQLRGVRADVVPDSDFSAVGLLSKLSGSVDQQRWLVLQTNHSAATLHEGLRQQGAEVLTAMAYETRAVSDLLPATRTALEAGRIQLVTLTSSAIARVATELLAEYLPSLQAISLSPAISTELKRLGWPVRAEAGQNTMPALVEAISQSFKVAATPAK, encoded by the coding sequence ATGATGTCTGATTCTTCCCAATCTGTCCAGCCACGTTCGGCAACTTACGTGCAGGAAAATAGCCAGCAGGGGTATGTGTACCTCGTTGGCGCCGGACCTGGAGACCCCGGTCTGATGACACTTCGCGGTCGTGAGTGCTTAGCTAGAGCAGAAATTGTCCTCTACGATGGCCTGGCCAACGAGCAGCTACTGGAGCTCGCCCCCCAAGCAGAACACTTATGCGTTGGAAAACATGGTCGCTTACCATTCTGGACGCAGGCCGATATCAATGGCCGCTTAGTGGAGCTGGCGCAGCAAGGGAAACAGATCGTCCGCCTCAAAGGGGGGGACCCGGGTGTATTCGCCCGCACTGCCGAGGAACTGGACGCATTGCATACTGCGGGAATTGGCTTTGAAGTGGTACCTGGCATTACGGCAGCCATGGCGGCAGCGAGCTACGTGGGCATCCCCATTACACACCGCCATCACGCTTCCGCCGTCGCCCTGATCACGGGGCAACAACAACAGGATGGCACTCCCCAACCGATCGATTGGGAGGCGTTGGCCCGCTTTCCAGGCACTCTCATCTTTTACATGGGAGTGACGACAGCCGAGCAATGGACCACCAATCTCATTGCGGCTGGGAAACCGGCAACTACTCCCACCGCCATCGTAAGACGGTGCTCTTGGAGCGATCAGAAGGTCGTCCGCTGCAATTTGGGAGATGTCATTCAACACCTGACGCCGGACGGCAAAATGCGGCCTCCCGTCATCACCATCGTGGGGGACGTCGCTGCCTTGGGGGACCAGTTCGATTGGTTTACAACTCGGCCGTTGCATGGTTGTGGCGTTCTAATCACGCGGGCAGCCGAACAATCCCACGAGCTGGCCGAGAGCTTGCGCAGCCTTGGTGCCACCGTTTATTGCCAACCTCTTCTAGAAATCATCCCGCCGAGCGATGCCCAATCGCTCGCGCAGGCCACTCACCAAATTAAGCTGAAGCAGATCGACGGCATTACCTTTTCCAGTTCAAACGGCGTTGAGGGCTTCTTCAACTATCTCGACGCAGCAGGACTCGACGCTAGGGCCCTAGCGGGCATGCGACTCGCCGCCGTGGGGCCTGCAACCGCAGCTTCCTTACAGCTACGAGGCGTGCGAGCTGATGTGGTGCCCGATAGCGATTTCAGTGCTGTAGGATTACTGAGCAAATTGTCCGGCTCAGTCGACCAGCAGCGGTGGCTCGTTCTGCAGACCAATCACAGCGCCGCAACCCTCCACGAGGGCCTACGCCAGCAGGGGGCCGAGGTCCTTACCGCGATGGCTTACGAAACAAGAGCCGTTTCCGACCTTTTGCCAGCCACGCGAACCGCCTTGGAGGCAGGTCGCATTCAACTGGTGACCCTTACGAGTTCCGCGATCGCGCGCGTCGCCACGGAGTTGCTAGCTGAGTATTTACCCAGCTTGCAGGCGATTAGCCTTAGTCCAGCCATTTCGACCGAGCTCAAACGTTTGGGCTGGCCTGTCCGGGCGGAGGCTGGGCAAAACACGATGCCCGCGTTGGTCGAGGCGATCTCGCAAAGTTTTAAGGTTGCCGCAACCCCAGCAAAATGA
- a CDS encoding DUF268 domain-containing protein yields MKILRNPLRYMRFLRQYREFSAQNAAKRPEFTVNWSDRWLQLKDDTGDQPFDGHYIYHTAWAARVLAQTRPTKHVDISSYLYFATIASAFVPFEFYDFRPAAVQLANLHCGKADLSNLHFSDQSVASLSCLHTIEHIGLGRYGDPINATGDTRALEELQRVLAPAGNLLIVVPVGRPRIQYNAHRIYHPQMVVDKLPELSLKAWSLLPDDASQGLLENPNFELAEQQRYGCGCFWFERPTA; encoded by the coding sequence ATGAAGATACTTCGAAACCCGTTGCGCTACATGCGCTTTCTAAGGCAGTACCGCGAGTTCTCGGCACAGAACGCGGCCAAACGTCCGGAATTCACGGTGAACTGGTCAGACCGGTGGCTGCAGCTCAAGGATGATACCGGTGATCAACCGTTCGATGGTCACTACATCTATCACACCGCTTGGGCCGCTCGCGTCCTGGCACAAACTCGGCCAACGAAGCATGTCGACATTAGCTCGTACCTCTACTTCGCCACCATTGCTTCGGCTTTTGTCCCGTTCGAGTTCTACGATTTTCGCCCTGCCGCCGTTCAGCTAGCGAATCTCCACTGCGGGAAGGCAGATCTCTCCAATCTGCACTTCTCCGATCAAAGCGTTGCCAGTCTGTCGTGCCTGCACACCATTGAGCACATCGGACTCGGCCGTTATGGCGATCCCATCAACGCTACTGGCGATACAAGAGCTCTCGAGGAGCTGCAACGAGTGCTCGCGCCGGCCGGAAACTTGCTCATCGTCGTTCCGGTTGGTCGTCCCCGCATTCAGTACAACGCACACCGCATTTACCATCCACAAATGGTAGTCGACAAGTTGCCCGAGCTGTCGCTCAAAGCATGGTCGCTGTTGCCCGACGATGCATCCCAAGGTCTGCTGGAAAATCCCAATTTTGAGTTGGCTGAGCAGCAGCGCTATGGCTGCGGTTGCTTTTGGTTCGAGCGTCCGACTGCATAG
- a CDS encoding LpxI family protein, producing the protein MERPTDNASLQTSADTPKRVGIIAGWGSFPVEVAQRFRDQGYEVYVAALKGHADERLEEIATKVKWCGVLKLGAQMRFFTQHRVPQIALAGKIFKDRIMYHGYGWIQHFPDLTCLRMFASNFITRTRDACDDTLMSKVVSTYLQRGIEVLSITQIAPHLLAEGGCLTRRKLSRSQNADIQFGWKIARSMGGLDIGQSITVQEQVVLGVEAVEGTDALIARTGNLCPRGGFTLIKVAKPNQDLRFDVPTIGMQTIERMAAAGGTAIAIEAGKTIFVDREATLALANRKGIAIISLVADEIPAAPTGSGATAGVSHRSEPLEPNSSETQIPQMLRSRVAA; encoded by the coding sequence TTGGAACGACCAACCGACAACGCCTCGCTGCAGACTTCAGCCGACACACCGAAGCGCGTTGGCATCATCGCTGGCTGGGGAAGTTTTCCAGTTGAAGTGGCTCAGCGGTTTCGCGACCAGGGCTATGAGGTTTATGTCGCCGCCCTGAAAGGGCATGCCGACGAACGGCTCGAGGAAATTGCGACCAAAGTCAAATGGTGCGGCGTGTTGAAGCTGGGAGCTCAAATGCGGTTCTTCACTCAACACCGAGTTCCCCAAATCGCTTTGGCTGGCAAGATCTTCAAAGACCGCATCATGTACCACGGCTATGGGTGGATCCAGCATTTTCCAGATCTGACCTGCCTGCGGATGTTCGCCAGCAATTTCATCACGCGCACGCGTGACGCATGCGACGACACCCTAATGTCCAAAGTGGTTTCGACTTATCTACAGCGAGGGATCGAAGTGCTATCCATAACGCAAATCGCACCGCACCTGCTTGCCGAAGGCGGGTGCCTCACGCGTCGTAAATTAAGCCGCTCCCAAAACGCAGACATCCAATTCGGTTGGAAGATCGCCCGCAGCATGGGCGGACTTGATATTGGCCAGAGCATCACCGTCCAAGAGCAAGTGGTGCTGGGGGTCGAAGCCGTCGAAGGCACCGACGCACTCATTGCACGCACGGGAAACCTCTGTCCCCGCGGCGGTTTTACGCTGATTAAGGTGGCCAAGCCCAATCAAGACTTGCGGTTTGATGTACCCACCATCGGAATGCAGACCATCGAGCGCATGGCCGCTGCTGGAGGCACGGCGATTGCGATCGAAGCGGGCAAAACAATCTTTGTGGATCGCGAAGCAACGCTAGCATTGGCCAACCGGAAGGGTATCGCGATTATTTCGTTAGTAGCGGATGAAATACCTGCTGCGCCGACAGGATCAGGTGCGACTGCAGGCGTCTCTCACCGAAGCGAGCCACTTGAGCCGAATTCAAGCGAAACGCAGATTCCCCAAATGTTACGATCGCGAGTTGCAGCTTAA
- the rpsT gene encoding 30S ribosomal protein S20 yields the protein MPNTKGAKKRLRQNIVRRDRNRAKKTRMRHVLRKFREAVAAKEFDAAAELSQQGCRLLDKAAADGVIHRNQAARLKSRMSHLLLTAKQAA from the coding sequence ATGCCAAACACCAAGGGGGCCAAAAAGCGTTTGCGACAGAATATCGTTCGTCGCGATCGAAATCGGGCTAAAAAGACACGCATGCGCCATGTATTGCGTAAATTCCGCGAGGCTGTCGCGGCCAAGGAATTTGACGCGGCTGCAGAACTGTCACAGCAAGGCTGCCGCTTGCTTGACAAGGCTGCTGCAGATGGCGTGATTCATCGCAATCAAGCTGCTCGCTTGAAGAGTCGCATGTCTCACTTGCTGTTGACCGCCAAGCAAGCCGCTTAG
- the tmk gene encoding dTMP kinase, with protein sequence MSGVFISLDGVDGGGKSTQVALLSEWYRQRGRMVHSLRDPGGTKLGDSLREILLHRQEIPLSMKSEMLLYMASRAELVASQILPAIEAGEIVICDRYLLANIVYQGHAGGLPVEAIRSVGAIATEGLQPDLTFVFDLPVDVALSRLQGEADRLESRGAEYMQRVREGFLTESQQLPAACILDATQPIPTIHQTIVDALLSRNLA encoded by the coding sequence ATGTCCGGTGTGTTTATTAGCCTTGATGGAGTTGATGGTGGCGGGAAGTCGACTCAAGTCGCCTTGCTGTCCGAGTGGTACCGCCAACGCGGTCGAATGGTCCATTCTTTGAGGGATCCTGGCGGAACAAAACTGGGGGATTCCTTGCGTGAAATCCTGTTGCATCGGCAGGAGATTCCGCTTTCCATGAAGAGCGAAATGCTGCTCTACATGGCTAGTCGAGCCGAGTTGGTGGCCAGTCAAATACTTCCGGCAATCGAGGCGGGAGAAATCGTGATTTGCGATCGCTATCTGTTGGCGAATATCGTCTATCAAGGCCATGCCGGAGGGCTGCCCGTCGAAGCCATTCGCAGCGTCGGAGCCATTGCCACCGAAGGCCTGCAACCCGACCTGACATTCGTCTTTGATCTGCCTGTCGACGTGGCCTTGAGCCGCTTGCAAGGGGAAGCCGATCGGCTGGAGAGCCGCGGTGCCGAGTACATGCAGCGAGTTCGAGAAGGCTTCCTCACCGAATCGCAGCAGCTCCCCGCAGCTTGTATTCTAGACGCTACCCAACCAATTCCCACGATTCATCAAACCATCGTAGACGCCCTGCTATCACGAAATCTAGCCTAG
- a CDS encoding nucleoporin → MSKGFRYWIRFNTVALLTVVITFNPVWAGRGLRGWLKKRAACPPVECCVPSTPCDVGFDSGCASCGAPSACGCDSGVQWMPPATDCGCGTVVESMPVEPWSSSDSVVAPLDVAPQHSEAPAADEPPPAPAVVEESAEAPEPPAAEQPSSPSDVAPAEPAPAVETPEPPAVEETVPSTEDVFGEAPDAGDAPSPDDDLFGTPADPAPAPAVEEDLFGTPAEPAPATGDDLFDAPATEAAPAGDDLFGAPAADAAPAAGEDLFGTPATDAAPAGEDLFGAPAADAAPAAGEDLFGAPATDAAPAGDDLFGAPAADAAPAAGEDLFGAPATDAAPAGDDLFGAPAADAAPAEGEDLFGAPATDAAPAGDDLFGAPAADATPAEGEDLFGTPATDAAPAGDDLFGAPAADEVPAAGDDLFEVPADDAAPADGDDLFGTPADPAPAPTAGDDLFGIPSSSDDSADDLFGKPTSTSDSSAPTDLDDLFGTPEVPAEAAEEAESDPFDDLFKSSEFRTWRDNTGGFEVEAQLAEIRSDSVRLLKDNGKYCTVPMERLSPVDRALIVQIASRIPSGQVKFIATSNP, encoded by the coding sequence ATGTCAAAAGGCTTTCGGTACTGGATTCGCTTCAACACAGTCGCGCTCCTAACAGTTGTCATCACTTTCAATCCCGTTTGGGCCGGTCGCGGACTTCGCGGTTGGCTTAAGAAACGCGCGGCATGTCCACCGGTGGAATGCTGTGTCCCGAGCACTCCATGCGACGTGGGGTTTGATTCAGGCTGTGCAAGTTGTGGCGCGCCAAGTGCCTGTGGCTGCGATAGTGGCGTTCAATGGATGCCCCCAGCAACCGACTGTGGCTGTGGGACAGTGGTTGAGTCCATGCCGGTTGAGCCCTGGTCGAGCAGTGATTCCGTCGTTGCTCCCCTGGACGTTGCTCCCCAGCATTCCGAGGCTCCAGCCGCGGATGAGCCACCTCCCGCGCCTGCAGTCGTCGAAGAAAGTGCAGAAGCTCCTGAGCCGCCCGCTGCTGAGCAGCCTAGCAGCCCATCAGACGTTGCTCCCGCCGAGCCTGCCCCTGCCGTCGAAACGCCTGAACCTCCTGCCGTGGAGGAAACGGTGCCATCAACCGAGGATGTGTTTGGGGAGGCTCCCGACGCTGGTGATGCTCCCTCACCGGACGACGATTTGTTTGGCACCCCTGCTGATCCAGCTCCTGCGCCTGCGGTAGAAGAGGATTTGTTCGGCACGCCAGCTGAGCCGGCCCCTGCGACTGGCGATGATCTGTTCGACGCACCAGCGACTGAAGCGGCTCCTGCGGGCGATGATCTGTTCGGTGCTCCCGCCGCTGATGCCGCACCTGCTGCCGGTGAGGATCTGTTCGGTACTCCCGCGACCGACGCGGCTCCTGCAGGCGAAGATCTGTTCGGTGCCCCCGCTGCGGATGCCGCACCTGCTGCCGGTGAGGACCTGTTCGGTGCCCCCGCGACCGACGCGGCTCCTGCAGGCGACGATCTGTTCGGTGCTCCCGCCGCGGATGCCGCACCTGCTGCCGGTGAGGACCTGTTCGGTGCCCCCGCGACCGACGCGGCTCCTGCAGGCGACGATCTGTTCGGTGCTCCTGCCGCGGATGCCGCACCTGCTGAAGGTGAGGATCTGTTCGGTGCTCCCGCGACCGACGCGGCTCCCGCAGGCGACGATCTGTTTGGAGCTCCCGCTGCGGATGCCACACCCGCTGAAGGTGAGGATCTGTTCGGTACTCCTGCGACAGACGCGGCCCCCGCAGGCGACGATCTGTTCGGAGCTCCGGCTGCCGACGAAGTACCAGCCGCAGGCGATGACCTGTTCGAAGTGCCTGCCGACGACGCGGCCCCGGCGGACGGTGATGACTTGTTTGGTACACCAGCTGATCCCGCTCCGGCTCCCACCGCAGGAGACGATTTGTTTGGTATTCCAAGTAGCAGTGACGATTCTGCGGATGACCTGTTCGGAAAGCCTACTTCGACATCCGATAGTTCGGCTCCTACCGATTTGGACGACCTATTTGGAACCCCAGAAGTGCCTGCCGAAGCAGCGGAAGAAGCCGAATCCGATCCCTTTGATGACCTGTTCAAGAGCAGCGAATTCCGCACTTGGCGAGATAACACGGGGGGCTTTGAAGTTGAGGCTCAGTTGGCTGAAATTCGAAGCGATAGCGTTCGGTTGCTCAAGGACAATGGCAAGTACTGCACTGTCCCAATGGAGCGTCTAAGCCCAGTGGACAGAGCTCTGATCGTACAGATCGCAAGTCGTATTCCGAGTGGGCAAGTCAAGTTTATCGCGACGTCCAACCCTTGA
- a CDS encoding 3-keto-disaccharide hydrolase — protein MNDYYRKRLCFVAGLLLGNALALSAASAARAQESDSSGFSNLFDGKTLTGWDGDPRFWKVQDGVIVGETTAENPAEKNTFLIHRGGEYGDFELRLLYQVEGFNSGVQYRSVDQGSWSVAGYQCDFEARWHKPKGEPDAMGADKFTGMFFEEGGRGFMGQRGEIVIARPNPENPKAASIEKIGSVGDAAELESHINREDWNELIVIATGNQFVHIVNGHAMAIGIDEDEKLRRAKGIFAFQLHSGTPMRIELKDIRVRQLGQASATSTSEVPQKKN, from the coding sequence ATGAACGATTACTATAGAAAACGATTGTGCTTCGTGGCGGGCTTGCTTCTAGGGAATGCGTTGGCCCTATCGGCGGCTTCCGCGGCACGGGCTCAGGAATCAGATTCCTCCGGATTCTCCAACTTGTTCGACGGTAAGACTCTCACGGGGTGGGATGGTGATCCTCGCTTTTGGAAGGTTCAAGACGGGGTGATCGTGGGCGAAACTACGGCGGAAAATCCAGCGGAAAAGAACACCTTCCTAATCCATCGCGGCGGCGAATACGGGGATTTTGAGTTGCGGTTGCTCTATCAGGTTGAGGGCTTCAACTCAGGGGTTCAGTATCGTAGCGTCGATCAAGGCAGTTGGAGCGTTGCTGGCTATCAATGTGACTTTGAAGCTCGGTGGCACAAGCCGAAAGGTGAGCCCGATGCGATGGGGGCTGACAAATTCACCGGGATGTTCTTCGAAGAAGGTGGTCGTGGCTTCATGGGACAACGTGGTGAGATCGTGATTGCTCGCCCCAATCCTGAAAATCCCAAAGCTGCCAGTATCGAAAAGATTGGTTCCGTCGGGGACGCAGCCGAACTGGAGTCGCATATCAACCGAGAGGATTGGAATGAGTTGATCGTGATTGCTACTGGCAACCAGTTCGTGCATATCGTCAATGGACATGCCATGGCAATCGGAATCGACGAAGATGAAAAGCTTCGGCGAGCAAAGGGGATTTTTGCATTCCAATTGCACAGTGGAACGCCCATGCGAATTGAACTGAAAGATATCCGAGTGCGTCAGCTTGGCCAGGCATCCGCAACATCCACCTCAGAGGTCCCGCAAAAAAAAAATTAG